Proteins found in one Microcella daejeonensis genomic segment:
- a CDS encoding HesB/IscA family protein — protein sequence MTDTAISTHGVALTEAAASKVKSLLEQEGRDDLRLRLAVQPGGCSGLIYQLYFDERLLDGDIARDFDGVEVVVDKMSVPYLDGASIDFEDTIQKQGFTIDNPNAGGSCACGDSFH from the coding sequence ATGACCGACACCGCCATCTCCACCCACGGCGTCGCCCTGACCGAAGCTGCCGCGTCGAAGGTCAAGAGCCTGCTCGAGCAGGAGGGCCGCGATGACCTGCGCCTGCGCCTCGCCGTCCAGCCCGGCGGCTGCTCGGGCCTGATCTACCAGCTCTACTTCGACGAGCGCCTCCTCGACGGCGACATCGCGCGCGACTTCGACGGGGTCGAGGTCGTCGTCGACAAGATGAGCGTGCCCTACCTTGACGGCGCCTCGATCGACTTCGAGGACACGATCCAGAAGCAGGGCTTCACGATCGACAACCCCAACGCCGGCGGCTCCTGCGCCTGCGGCGACAGCTTCCACTAG
- a CDS encoding dipeptidase: MTLDDRPTRPATPADLLDRLRDSVRDGLPAAIADLSTLVRIPSVSWDGFDPAHVEASAAEVARLLTELDVFDTVVVDRVEIPGAQGVLGQPAVFARRAARGGKPTILLYAHHDVQPPGDEADWQTPPFEPTVIGDRLYGRGAADDKAGVIAHVAAIRALVEATGDPELGIAVFIEGEEEFGSRSFGALLAKHRDLLAADVIVVADSDNWNVTTPSLTVGLRGNAAFTLTIATLDHASHSGMFGGAAPDAMLAAVRLLATLHDDDGAVAVEGMRAHEQSVPAFDEERLREEAALLDGVRSIGRGEILHRLWAQPAITVTGIDAPSVQNASNTLLPKVSVKISARVAPGQDAREAFEAVRAHLEAHAPFGAHLAFSNVDCGNPFLVDTSGWAVDEALTAMHEAWGEEPRLVGVGGSIPFIAQLNDTFPDAHVLVTGVEDPDTRAHSPNESLHLGVLHRAVLTEAVLLARLGGAVELGAASRDGE; this comes from the coding sequence ATGACGCTCGACGACCGGCCCACGAGGCCCGCGACCCCCGCCGACCTGCTCGACCGACTCCGCGACTCCGTCCGCGACGGCCTGCCGGCCGCGATCGCCGACCTCTCGACGCTCGTCCGCATCCCCTCGGTCTCGTGGGACGGCTTCGATCCCGCCCACGTCGAGGCCTCGGCCGCCGAGGTCGCGCGTCTGCTCACCGAGCTCGACGTCTTCGACACGGTGGTCGTCGACCGGGTCGAGATCCCCGGCGCGCAGGGCGTGCTCGGGCAGCCCGCGGTCTTCGCCCGCCGCGCCGCGCGGGGCGGCAAGCCGACGATCCTGCTCTACGCCCACCACGACGTGCAGCCCCCCGGCGATGAGGCCGACTGGCAGACGCCGCCCTTCGAGCCGACCGTGATCGGCGACCGCCTCTACGGGCGGGGCGCCGCCGACGACAAGGCCGGCGTCATCGCGCACGTCGCGGCCATCCGCGCGCTCGTCGAGGCGACCGGTGATCCCGAGCTCGGCATCGCCGTCTTCATCGAGGGGGAGGAGGAGTTCGGCTCCCGCTCCTTCGGCGCGCTGCTCGCGAAGCACCGCGACCTGCTCGCCGCCGACGTCATCGTCGTCGCCGACTCCGACAACTGGAACGTCACGACCCCCTCCCTCACGGTGGGCCTGCGCGGCAACGCGGCCTTCACCCTCACGATCGCGACCCTCGACCACGCCTCGCACTCGGGCATGTTCGGCGGCGCCGCACCCGACGCGATGCTCGCCGCCGTGCGCCTGCTCGCGACCCTGCACGACGACGACGGCGCCGTCGCGGTCGAGGGGATGCGCGCGCACGAGCAGTCCGTCCCGGCCTTCGACGAGGAGCGCCTGCGCGAGGAGGCCGCCCTGCTCGACGGCGTCCGCTCGATCGGTCGCGGCGAGATCCTGCACCGCCTCTGGGCGCAGCCGGCCATCACGGTCACGGGTATCGACGCGCCGAGCGTGCAGAACGCCTCGAACACCCTGCTGCCGAAGGTCTCCGTCAAGATCAGCGCCCGCGTCGCCCCGGGGCAGGACGCCCGGGAGGCCTTCGAGGCCGTCCGCGCGCACCTCGAGGCCCACGCGCCCTTCGGCGCCCACCTCGCGTTCTCGAACGTCGACTGCGGCAACCCGTTCCTCGTCGACACGAGCGGCTGGGCGGTCGACGAGGCGCTCACGGCCATGCACGAGGCCTGGGGCGAGGAGCCCCGGCTCGTCGGCGTCGGCGGGTCGATCCCGTTCATCGCGCAGCTCAACGACACCTTCCCCGATGCGCACGTGCTCGTCACGGGGGTGGAGGATCCCGACACCCGGGCGCACAGCCCGAACGAGTCGCTGCACCTCGGCGTCCTGCACCGGGCCGTGCTCACCGAGGCCGTGCTGCTGGCCCGCCTCGGCGGGGCGGTCGAGCTCGGTGCGGCATCCCGCGACGGAGAATAA
- a CDS encoding DUF3043 domain-containing protein: MAARDNAKSAPSAAEKASADAVAHAEAIAAGKGRPTPSRKEREAARKRPLVPNDRKEAAKAHRAKMNEARERARLGMAAGEERYLPQRDRGPQKKFVRDYVDARWSLGEFMIPVMFAVIVLSFVPTLDIYAILALWAFFLVAIIDSTILGWLVTRALARKYGADRVEKVRWYAAMRSLQLRVLRLPKPQVKRGEFPS, translated from the coding sequence GTGGCCGCCCGAGACAACGCCAAGTCCGCCCCCAGCGCCGCCGAGAAGGCGAGCGCCGACGCCGTCGCCCACGCCGAGGCGATCGCCGCCGGCAAGGGGCGCCCGACGCCCAGCCGCAAGGAGCGCGAGGCGGCCCGCAAGCGGCCCCTCGTGCCGAACGACCGCAAGGAGGCGGCGAAGGCGCACCGGGCGAAGATGAACGAGGCGCGCGAGCGCGCCCGCCTCGGCATGGCCGCCGGTGAGGAGCGCTACCTGCCCCAGCGCGACCGCGGTCCGCAGAAGAAGTTCGTGCGCGACTACGTCGACGCGCGCTGGAGCCTGGGCGAGTTCATGATCCCGGTGATGTTCGCCGTCATCGTGCTGAGCTTCGTGCCGACCCTCGACATCTACGCGATCCTCGCCCTCTGGGCGTTCTTCCTCGTCGCGATCATCGACTCGACCATCCTCGGCTGGCTCGTGACCCGCGCTCTCGCCCGCAAGTACGGCGCCGATCGCGTCGAGAAGGTGCGCTGGTACGCGGCGATGCGCTCGCTGCAGCTGCGCGTGCTGCGCCTGCCGAAGCCGCAGGTGAAGCGCGGCGAGTTCCCCTCCTGA
- a CDS encoding quinone-dependent dihydroorotate dehydrogenase: MDPERAHHLAVAVIRAIPRLGLAALVRRATRPDPSLAVETLGLHFDSPFGVAAGFDKNAESIRGLWALGFGHVEIGTVTAVPQEGNPRPRLFRLIEDRAVINRMGFNNRGAARAAERVRREAARRPRAIIGANIGKSRVVAVEDAIADYRESARLLAPVADYLAVNVSSPNTPGLRGLQDEAMLGPLLDAVLEEADTTPVLVKIAPDLDDEAVEGVARLAVAKGLSGVIATNTTIGREGLRTERAVVDAAGAGGLSGAPLRARALEVLRIVRAAVPADYCVISVGGVDTAEDVAERLAAGATLVQGYTAFLYRGPGWARAINRGLAATAPAARV; the protein is encoded by the coding sequence ATGGATCCGGAGCGGGCCCACCACCTCGCGGTCGCCGTCATCCGCGCCATCCCGCGTCTCGGCCTCGCCGCGCTCGTGCGGCGCGCCACCCGTCCCGATCCCTCGCTCGCGGTCGAGACGCTCGGGCTGCACTTCGATTCGCCCTTCGGCGTCGCGGCCGGCTTCGATAAGAACGCCGAGAGCATCCGCGGGCTGTGGGCGCTGGGCTTCGGCCACGTCGAGATCGGCACCGTGACCGCGGTGCCCCAGGAGGGCAACCCGCGCCCGCGGCTCTTCCGTCTCATCGAGGACCGCGCCGTCATCAACCGCATGGGCTTCAACAACCGCGGCGCGGCGCGGGCCGCCGAGCGGGTGCGGCGCGAGGCCGCACGCCGACCGCGGGCGATCATCGGCGCGAACATCGGCAAGAGCCGCGTGGTCGCCGTCGAGGATGCGATCGCCGACTACCGGGAGTCCGCCCGGCTGCTGGCCCCCGTCGCCGACTACCTCGCCGTCAACGTCTCGTCGCCGAACACGCCGGGGCTGCGCGGCCTGCAGGACGAGGCGATGCTCGGCCCGCTGCTCGACGCCGTGCTCGAGGAGGCCGACACGACGCCGGTGCTCGTCAAGATCGCGCCCGACCTCGACGACGAGGCGGTCGAGGGCGTCGCGCGCCTCGCCGTCGCCAAGGGCCTCAGCGGCGTCATCGCGACCAACACGACGATCGGGCGCGAGGGTCTGCGCACCGAGAGGGCGGTGGTGGATGCCGCCGGCGCCGGCGGGCTGAGCGGTGCGCCGCTGCGCGCGCGCGCTCTCGAGGTGCTGCGCATCGTGCGGGCCGCGGTGCCCGCGGACTACTGCGTGATCTCGGTCGGGGGAGTGGACACCGCGGAGGACGTCGCCGAGCGGCTGGCCGCCGGAGCGACGCTCGTGCAGGGCTACACGGCCTTCCTCTACCGGGGCCCGGGCTGGGCCCGCGCGATCAACCGGGGTCTCGCGGCGACGGCGCCCGCCGCCCGCGTCTGA
- the nrdR gene encoding transcriptional regulator NrdR translates to MHCPFCRYSDSRVIDSRTSDDGLSIRRRRQCPECGRRFSTTETASLSVIKRNGSVVPFSREKIVAGVRKACQGRPVTDGDLAILAQKVEESLRSTGASQLEANDIGLAILPELRELDEVAFLRFASVYQAFENLEDFEAAIAQLRVEDAARPEKG, encoded by the coding sequence ATGCACTGCCCCTTCTGCCGGTACTCCGACAGCCGCGTCATCGACTCGCGCACGAGCGATGACGGGCTGAGCATCCGCCGTCGTCGTCAGTGCCCCGAGTGCGGGCGCCGCTTCTCGACCACCGAGACCGCGAGCCTCTCCGTCATCAAGCGCAACGGCTCGGTCGTGCCCTTCTCGCGCGAGAAGATCGTGGCCGGCGTGCGCAAGGCCTGCCAGGGCCGGCCCGTCACCGACGGCGACCTTGCCATCCTCGCCCAGAAGGTCGAGGAGTCCCTGCGCTCGACGGGCGCCTCGCAGCTCGAGGCGAACGACATCGGTCTCGCGATCCTCCCCGAGCTGCGCGAGCTCGACGAGGTCGCCTTCCTCCGGTTCGCGAGCGTCTACCAGGCCTTCGAGAACCTCGAGGACTTCGAGGCGGCGATCGCCCAGCTGCGCGTCGAGGACGCCGCGCGCCCCGAGAAGGGCTGA
- the hisD gene encoding histidinol dehydrogenase, translated as MIQTLDLRGRTLSTTDLLALVPRSASDVGSAAAVVDSLIADVRRRGSAALLEQAERFDRVRPAHIRVPAEVMAEAAAQLDPAVRDALDEAITRVRRGTAGQVPPPVTTEVAPGARIVQRWVPVARVGLYVPGGKAVYPSSVVMNVVAAQVAGVRSIALASPAQEAFGGSVHPTILAAAHLLGVDEVYAMGGAGAIGALAYGVPDLGLDPVQVITGPGNLFVATAKRAVTGVVGIDSEAGPTEILIIADRAANPAYVVADLISQAEHDELAGSVLVTDDPALARAVEQALPAAIAEAHHRERITTSFSGPQSAIVLVDDLAQAVAFSNAYAPEHLEVQVADPHALLPELENAGAIFVGDHTPVSLGDYIAGSNHVLPTGGAARYSSGLGAYTFLRPQQVVEYDRAALSVVAEQVGALSAAEQLPAHGEAVRVRFGSDPLPGPAAGSLADD; from the coding sequence ATGATCCAGACCCTCGACCTGCGCGGTCGCACCCTCTCGACCACCGACCTCCTCGCTCTCGTCCCGCGATCCGCGAGCGACGTCGGCTCCGCCGCCGCCGTCGTGGACTCCCTGATCGCCGACGTGCGCCGGCGCGGCTCCGCGGCGCTCCTGGAGCAGGCCGAGCGCTTCGACCGCGTGCGCCCCGCGCACATCCGCGTGCCCGCTGAGGTGATGGCCGAGGCCGCCGCTCAGCTCGATCCGGCGGTGCGGGATGCCCTCGATGAGGCCATCACCCGCGTGCGACGCGGCACGGCGGGCCAGGTGCCCCCGCCCGTCACGACCGAGGTCGCCCCGGGGGCGCGCATCGTGCAGCGCTGGGTGCCGGTCGCCCGCGTGGGCCTCTACGTGCCCGGGGGCAAGGCCGTCTACCCCTCGAGCGTCGTGATGAACGTGGTCGCCGCGCAGGTCGCGGGGGTGCGCTCGATCGCGCTCGCGAGCCCCGCGCAGGAGGCCTTCGGCGGCTCCGTGCACCCGACCATCCTCGCCGCGGCGCACCTGCTCGGCGTCGACGAGGTCTACGCGATGGGCGGGGCCGGCGCGATCGGCGCCCTCGCCTACGGCGTGCCCGACCTCGGCCTCGACCCCGTGCAGGTCATCACCGGCCCCGGCAACCTGTTCGTGGCCACGGCGAAGCGCGCCGTCACCGGAGTCGTCGGCATCGACTCCGAGGCCGGCCCGACCGAGATCCTCATCATCGCCGACCGCGCGGCCAACCCGGCCTACGTCGTCGCCGACCTCATCAGCCAGGCCGAGCACGACGAGCTCGCCGGCAGCGTGCTCGTCACCGACGATCCCGCTCTCGCCCGTGCGGTCGAGCAGGCGCTGCCGGCGGCGATCGCCGAGGCCCACCACCGCGAGCGCATCACTACGAGCTTCTCCGGGCCGCAGTCGGCCATCGTCCTCGTCGACGACCTCGCGCAGGCCGTCGCCTTCAGCAACGCCTACGCGCCCGAGCACCTCGAGGTGCAGGTGGCCGACCCGCACGCCCTGCTGCCGGAGCTCGAGAACGCCGGGGCGATCTTCGTCGGCGATCACACTCCCGTGAGCCTCGGCGACTACATCGCCGGCTCGAACCACGTGCTGCCGACCGGCGGCGCCGCCCGGTACTCCTCGGGGCTCGGCGCCTACACGTTCCTCCGGCCGCAGCAGGTCGTCGAGTACGACCGGGCCGCGCTCTCGGTGGTCGCCGAGCAGGTCGGGGCCCTGAGCGCCGCCGAGCAGCTGCCCGCGCACGGCGAGGCAGTGCGGGTGCGGTTCGGGTCGGATCCGCTGCCGGGCCCGGCCGCCGGATCCCTCGCCGACGACTAG
- a CDS encoding flavin reductase family protein gives MTTTADATGFDAFAQAFRRHAAGVAVITALTPKGRPVGFTATSLASLAAKPPLATFNMARIASSWPAIEQTDHVVIHMLGEADLDVARIMAGPNAERFDGDHWEPGPHGLPVLKNVTAWMLGRIVARTNVAENAMIAVQIEQGALGEPDEPLLYHERAYRVLGAHL, from the coding sequence ATGACCACGACAGCCGATGCCACCGGGTTCGACGCCTTCGCGCAGGCCTTCCGCCGCCACGCCGCGGGGGTCGCCGTCATCACCGCGCTGACGCCCAAGGGCCGCCCGGTCGGCTTCACGGCGACCTCGCTCGCCTCGCTGGCCGCGAAGCCCCCGCTGGCGACCTTCAACATGGCGCGCATCGCCAGCAGCTGGCCCGCGATCGAGCAGACCGACCACGTCGTCATCCACATGCTCGGCGAGGCCGACCTCGACGTCGCGCGCATCATGGCCGGGCCGAACGCCGAGCGCTTCGACGGCGACCACTGGGAACCGGGCCCGCACGGCCTGCCGGTGCTGAAGAACGTGACGGCCTGGATGCTCGGCCGCATCGTCGCCCGCACGAACGTGGCCGAGAACGCCATGATCGCGGTGCAGATCGAGCAGGGCGCCCTGGGCGAGCCCGACGAGCCGCTGCTCTACCACGAGCGCGCGTACCGCGTGCTCGGCGCGCACCTCTAG
- a CDS encoding antitoxin, whose translation MAIDDITKKAQEFLNDEKVKGMLESEQAEDVSDRVLDGVAGLADSLTGGRFSEQIDDVKGTIDEKVGNE comes from the coding sequence ATGGCCATCGACGACATCACCAAGAAGGCGCAGGAGTTCCTGAACGACGAGAAGGTGAAGGGGATGCTCGAGAGCGAGCAGGCGGAGGACGTGAGCGACCGCGTGCTCGACGGCGTCGCCGGCCTCGCCGACTCGCTCACCGGCGGCCGGTTCAGCGAGCAGATCGACGACGTCAAGGGGACGATCGACGAGAAGGTCGGCAACGAGTAG
- the dnaE gene encoding DNA polymerase III subunit alpha: protein MLDGAARVKPLIAEAAAQGMPAIAVTDHGNMFGAFDFWRTATEAGIKPIIGTEAYLTPGTHRTDKTRVKWGSGGEDDVSGAGAYTHITMLAETTEGMHNLFRMSSKASLEGYYFKPRMDRELLSTYGKGIIATTGCPSGEVQTRLRLGQYDKAVEAAAEFRDIFGRENYFAEIMDHGLGIERRIMSDLIRLAKDLDLPMVATNDLHYTHPGDAQSHAALLCVQSGSTLHDPNRFKFDADEFYLKTPAQMRELFRDHPEACDNTLLIAERVDVRFDTEANYMPKFPVPEGETEDSWFVKEVEKGLAFRYPDGVSAEVRARAEYEIGVITQMGFPSYFLVVADFINWSKNHGIRVGPGRGSGAGSMVAYAMRITDLDPIRHGLIFERFLNPDRVSMPDFDVDFDDRRRGEVIRYVTEKYGDERVAQIVTYGTIKAKQALKDSSRVLGFPFGMGEKLTKAMPPAIMGKDMPLSGILDRSHERFKEAADFRAVIETDAEARTVFDTALGLENLKRQWGVHAAGVIMSSEPLLDIIPIMKREQDGQIVTQFDYPACESLGLIKMDFLGLRNLTIIDDALDNIEANRGEKLVLEELELDDVAAYELMARGDTLGVFQLDGGPMRSLLRMMKPDNFEDISAVLALYRPGPMGADSHTNYALRKNGRQQITPIHPELAEPLEEVLGQTYGLIVYQEQVMAIAQKLAGYTLAQADLLRRAMGKKKKSELDKQFENFSAGMAANGYSAAAVQTLWDILLPFSDYAFNKAHSAAYGVVSYWTAYLKAHYPAEYMAALLTSVGDSKDKMAVYLNECRRMGITVLPPDVNESIGFFAAVGDDIRFGLGAVRNVGTNVVDGIRAAREQKEPFTGFFDFLKKVPAPVANKRAIESLIKAGAFDSLGSTRRALMEIHESAVEAAVKEKRAELNGDVGFDFDSLFDEPAQTEQVPERPEWAKKDKLAFEREMLGLYVSDHPLAGLEVALSKHAGSSIAELNDNPPGDGEQVTVAGLITSVQHRVARNSGNPYGMVTIEDFGGEVQAMFLGKTYQEFGMRLAADSIVVVRGRVNHRDDGITLQAITLQMPDMGVATESGPLTLTVREQRATVDVVTELGAVLSRHRGTTEVRLRLVRDDAARVFELPHRIAPTTDFFGEVKSLLGPRALA from the coding sequence ATGCTCGATGGTGCGGCGCGCGTGAAGCCGCTCATCGCCGAGGCCGCCGCGCAGGGGATGCCCGCCATCGCGGTCACCGACCACGGCAACATGTTCGGCGCCTTCGACTTCTGGCGCACCGCCACCGAGGCGGGCATCAAGCCCATCATCGGCACCGAGGCCTACCTGACCCCGGGCACCCACCGCACCGACAAGACCCGCGTGAAGTGGGGCTCGGGCGGCGAGGACGACGTCTCCGGCGCCGGCGCCTACACGCACATCACGATGCTCGCCGAGACGACGGAGGGCATGCACAACCTGTTCCGCATGTCGTCGAAGGCCTCGCTCGAGGGCTACTACTTCAAGCCGCGCATGGATCGCGAGCTGCTCAGCACCTACGGCAAGGGCATCATCGCCACGACGGGATGCCCGAGCGGCGAGGTGCAGACCCGGTTGCGTCTGGGGCAGTACGACAAGGCGGTCGAGGCCGCCGCGGAGTTTCGCGACATCTTCGGCCGCGAGAACTACTTCGCCGAGATCATGGATCACGGGCTCGGCATCGAGCGGCGCATCATGAGCGACCTCATCCGCCTGGCGAAGGACCTCGACCTGCCGATGGTCGCCACGAACGACCTGCACTACACGCACCCCGGTGACGCGCAGTCGCACGCGGCCCTGCTGTGCGTGCAGTCGGGGTCGACCCTGCACGACCCGAACCGGTTCAAGTTCGACGCCGACGAGTTCTACCTGAAGACCCCGGCGCAGATGCGCGAGCTGTTCCGCGACCACCCGGAGGCCTGCGACAACACGCTGCTCATCGCCGAGCGCGTGGATGTGCGCTTCGACACCGAGGCGAACTACATGCCGAAGTTCCCCGTGCCCGAGGGCGAGACGGAGGACAGCTGGTTCGTCAAGGAGGTCGAGAAGGGGCTCGCCTTCCGCTACCCCGACGGCGTGAGCGCCGAGGTCCGCGCCCGCGCCGAGTACGAGATCGGCGTCATCACCCAGATGGGGTTCCCGAGCTACTTCCTCGTCGTCGCCGACTTCATCAACTGGTCGAAGAACCACGGCATCCGCGTCGGCCCCGGCCGCGGCTCGGGCGCCGGCTCGATGGTCGCCTACGCCATGCGCATCACCGACCTCGATCCCATCCGGCACGGCCTCATCTTCGAGCGCTTCCTCAACCCCGACCGCGTCTCGATGCCCGACTTCGACGTCGACTTCGACGACCGTCGCCGCGGCGAGGTCATCCGGTACGTCACCGAGAAGTACGGCGACGAGCGCGTCGCCCAGATCGTCACCTACGGCACCATCAAGGCCAAGCAGGCGCTCAAGGACAGCTCGCGCGTGCTCGGGTTCCCCTTCGGCATGGGCGAGAAGCTCACGAAGGCGATGCCGCCGGCGATCATGGGCAAGGACATGCCGCTCTCGGGCATCCTCGACCGCTCGCACGAGCGCTTCAAGGAGGCCGCCGACTTCCGCGCCGTCATCGAGACCGACGCCGAGGCCCGCACGGTCTTCGACACCGCGCTCGGCCTCGAGAACCTCAAGCGGCAGTGGGGCGTGCACGCGGCCGGCGTCATCATGTCGAGCGAGCCGCTGCTCGACATCATCCCGATCATGAAGCGGGAGCAGGACGGCCAGATCGTCACGCAGTTCGACTACCCCGCCTGCGAGTCCCTCGGCCTCATCAAGATGGACTTCCTGGGGCTGCGCAACCTCACGATCATCGACGACGCGCTCGACAACATCGAGGCGAACCGGGGCGAGAAGCTCGTGCTCGAGGAGCTCGAGCTCGACGACGTCGCCGCCTACGAGCTCATGGCGCGCGGTGACACCCTCGGCGTGTTCCAGCTCGACGGCGGGCCGATGCGCTCCCTGCTGCGCATGATGAAGCCCGACAACTTCGAGGACATCTCGGCCGTCCTCGCCCTCTACCGGCCGGGGCCGATGGGCGCCGACTCGCACACCAACTACGCGCTGCGCAAGAACGGGCGCCAGCAGATCACGCCCATCCACCCCGAGCTCGCCGAGCCGCTGGAGGAGGTGCTCGGCCAGACCTACGGCCTCATCGTCTACCAGGAGCAGGTCATGGCGATCGCGCAGAAGCTCGCCGGCTACACGCTCGCCCAGGCCGACCTGCTGCGCCGCGCGATGGGCAAGAAGAAGAAGAGCGAGCTCGACAAGCAGTTCGAGAACTTCAGTGCGGGGATGGCCGCGAACGGCTACTCGGCCGCCGCGGTGCAGACGCTCTGGGACATCCTGCTGCCCTTCTCCGACTACGCCTTCAACAAGGCGCACTCCGCCGCCTACGGAGTGGTCTCGTACTGGACGGCGTACCTCAAGGCGCACTACCCGGCCGAGTACATGGCCGCCCTGCTGACGAGCGTGGGCGATTCGAAGGACAAGATGGCGGTGTACCTCAACGAGTGCCGCCGCATGGGCATCACGGTGCTCCCGCCCGACGTCAACGAGTCGATCGGCTTCTTCGCCGCCGTGGGCGACGACATCCGCTTCGGTCTCGGCGCGGTGCGCAACGTCGGCACCAACGTCGTCGACGGCATCCGCGCGGCCCGCGAGCAGAAGGAGCCGTTCACGGGCTTCTTCGACTTCCTCAAGAAGGTCCCCGCTCCGGTCGCGAACAAGCGCGCGATCGAGTCGCTCATCAAGGCGGGCGCGTTCGACTCCCTCGGGTCGACCCGTCGCGCGCTCATGGAGATCCACGAGAGCGCCGTCGAGGCGGCGGTGAAGGAGAAGCGCGCCGAGCTCAACGGCGACGTCGGCTTCGACTTCGACAGCCTCTTCGACGAGCCCGCGCAGACCGAGCAGGTGCCCGAGCGGCCGGAGTGGGCGAAGAAGGACAAGCTCGCCTTCGAGCGCGAGATGCTCGGCCTCTACGTGAGCGATCACCCGCTCGCCGGGCTCGAGGTCGCGCTGTCGAAGCACGCGGGGTCGAGCATCGCCGAGCTCAACGACAACCCTCCCGGTGACGGCGAGCAGGTGACGGTCGCGGGCCTCATCACGAGCGTGCAGCACCGGGTGGCCCGCAACTCGGGCAACCCGTACGGCATGGTGACGATCGAGGACTTCGGCGGCGAGGTGCAGGCCATGTTCCTCGGCAAGACCTACCAGGAGTTCGGCATGCGGCTCGCGGCCGACTCGATCGTGGTCGTGCGCGGGCGGGTCAACCACCGCGACGACGGCATCACGCTGCAGGCGATCACGCTGCAGATGCCCGACATGGGCGTCGCGACCGAGTCGGGGCCCCTGACGCTCACGGTGCGCGAGCAGCGCGCCACGGTCGACGTGGTCACGGAGCTCGGCGCCGTGCTCAGCCGCCACCGCGGCACCACCGAGGTGCGCCTGCGCCTCGTGCGCGACGACGCCGCGCGCGTCTTCGAGCTGCCGCACCGCATCGCCCCGACCACCGACTTCTTCGGCGAGGTCAAGAGCCTGCTCGGGCCCCGCGCGCTCGCCTGA
- a CDS encoding RluA family pseudouridine synthase → MTESRSLPVPDGLSGERVDAGLAKLLGFSRTQAAEIAEAGGVQLDGRVVGKSDRLVAEAWLEVEWQPRREVAVEPRAVADLRIVHEDDDLVVIDKPVGVAAHPSMGWEGPTVLGALAAGGVRTATSGPAERAGIVHRLDAGTSGLMVVAKSERAYVELKRQFHDREVEKIYHALVQGHPDPFSGTIDAPIGRHPGSAWRFAVVADGKPSVTHYDTLEAFPAATLLEVHLETGRTHQIRVHMAAQRHPCAGDAMYGADPRLSERLGLGRQWLHAMRLGFAHPATGDAVRFSSQYPADLQHALDVLEAS, encoded by the coding sequence GTGACCGAGTCGCGATCGCTCCCCGTCCCCGACGGGCTTTCCGGCGAGCGCGTCGATGCCGGTCTCGCCAAGCTGCTCGGCTTCTCGCGCACGCAGGCCGCCGAGATCGCCGAGGCCGGGGGCGTGCAGCTCGACGGCCGGGTGGTCGGCAAGTCCGACCGTCTCGTCGCCGAGGCATGGCTCGAGGTCGAGTGGCAGCCGCGGCGCGAGGTCGCGGTCGAGCCTCGGGCGGTGGCCGACCTGCGCATCGTCCACGAGGATGACGACCTCGTCGTGATCGACAAGCCCGTAGGGGTGGCCGCGCATCCCAGCATGGGATGGGAGGGGCCGACCGTCCTCGGCGCCCTGGCGGCCGGGGGAGTGCGCACCGCGACCTCCGGTCCGGCCGAGCGCGCGGGCATCGTGCACCGGCTCGACGCCGGCACGAGCGGTCTCATGGTCGTCGCGAAGAGCGAGCGCGCCTACGTCGAGCTCAAGCGGCAGTTCCACGATCGCGAGGTCGAGAAGATCTACCACGCGCTGGTCCAGGGGCATCCCGACCCCTTCTCGGGCACGATCGACGCGCCGATCGGCCGGCACCCCGGCTCGGCCTGGCGCTTCGCCGTGGTCGCCGACGGCAAGCCCTCGGTGACCCACTACGACACGCTCGAGGCGTTCCCCGCCGCGACCCTGCTCGAGGTGCACCTCGAGACGGGGCGCACGCACCAGATCCGCGTGCACATGGCGGCGCAGCGGCACCCGTGCGCGGGCGACGCGATGTACGGAGCCGACCCGCGGCTGAGCGAGCGCCTGGGGCTCGGCCGGCAGTGGCTGCACGCCATGCGGCTCGGTTTCGCGCATCCCGCCACCGGCGATGCCGTGCGGTTCTCCTCGCAGTACCCGGCCGATCTGCAGCACGCGCTCGACGTGCTCGAGGCCTCCTGA